A single Saccharomyces paradoxus chromosome II, complete sequence DNA region contains:
- the KAP104 gene encoding Kap104p (Transportin or cytosolic karyopherin beta 2~similar to YBR017C), with protein MASTWKPAEDSVLQLATLLQNCMSPNQDIRNNAMEAMENFQLQPEFLNYLCYILIEGESDDVLKQHYSLQDLQNNRATAGMLLKNSLLGGNNLIKNNSHDLGYVKSNIIHGLYNSNNNLVSNVTGIVITTLFSTYYRQHRDDPTGLQMLYQLLELTSSGNEASIKALSKIMEDSAQFFQLEWSGNTKPMETLLDSFFRFISDPNFSPVIRSESVKCINTVIPLQTQSFIVRLDKFLEIIFQLAQNDENDLVRAQICISFSFLLEFRPDKLVSHLDGIVHFMLHLIASVNEEKVAIEACEFLHAFATSPNIPEHILQPYVKDIVPILLSKMVYNEESIILLEASNNDDAFLEDKDEDIKPIAPRIVKKKEVGNGEDVGDNEEDEDEDEDGDVDTQWNLRKCSAATLDVMTNILPHQVMDIAFPFLREHLGSDRWFIREATILALGAMAEGGMKYFNDGLPALIPFLVEQLNDKWAPVRKMTCWTLSRFSPWILHDHTEFLMPVLEPIISTLMDKKKDVQEAAISSVAVFIENADSELVETLFYSQLLTNFDKCLKYYKKKNLIILYDAIGRFAEKCTLDETAMQIILPPLIGKWALLSDSDKELWPLLECLSCVASSLGERFMPMAPEVYNRAFRILCHCVELEAKSHQDPTIVVPEKDFVITSLDLIDGLVQGLGAHSQDLLFPQGTKDLTILKIMLECLQDSVHEVRQSCFALLGDIAYFFNSELIISNLEDFLKLIGTEIMHNDDSDGAPAVINAIWALGLISERIDLNTYIIDMSRIILDLFTTNTQIVDSSVMENLSVTIGKMGLTHPEVFSSGAFANDSNWNKWCLAVNALADVEEKSSAYMGFLKIINLTSTEVTMSNDTIHKIVSGLSNNVEANVFAQEIYTFLMNHSAQISTINFSPDEISFLQQFTN; from the coding sequence ATGGCATCTACATGGAAACCCGCCGAAGACTCTGTGTTGCAACTAGCAACTCTTTTACAGAACTGTATGTCACCAAATCAAGATATTCGTAATAATGCAATGGAAGCTATGGAAAACTTCCAGCTGCAACCTGAATTTCTCAACTATTTGTGTTATATTTTAATTGAAGGTGAATCCGATGACGTGTTAAAACAACATTACTCCTTACAAGATCTTCAGAACAATAGAGCTACTGCTGGTATgctgttgaaaaattcattgcTAGGGGGGAACAATTTAATCAAGAACAATAGTCACGATTTAGGATATGTCAAATCGAACATTATACATGGCTTATATAATTCGAATAATAATCTAGTTTCTAATGTGACAGGTATTGTCATTACTACTCTATTTTCCACTTACTATAGACAGCATAGGGATGATCCAACCGGTCTTCAAATGCTCTACCAGTTGTTGGAGCTAACCTCAAGTGGAAATGAAGCGAGTATTAAGGCTTTATCTAAGATCATGGAAGACAGCgctcaatttttccaattaGAATGGTCAGGAAATACCAAGCCTATGGAAACTCTATTGGATAGTTTTTTTAGGTTTATTTCAgatccaaatttttcaccagtGATTCGCTCAGAATCTGTGAAGTGTATAAATACAGTGATTCCGTTACAAACACAAAGTTTTATTGTGAGATTAGATAAATTCTTAGAGATCATTTTTCAGCTGGCACAAAATGACGAAAACGACCTAGTTAGGGCACAAATTTGCATTAGTTTTAGTTTCTTATTGGAATTTAGACCAGATAAGCTGGTCTCCCATTTGGATGGTATTGTACACTTCATGTTGCATTTGATCGCCAGTGTAAATGAGGAAAAGGTGGCTATTGAAGCCTGCGAGTTTTTGCATGCCTTTGCGACAAGCCCAAATATTCCTGAACATATCTTACAACCATATGTGAAGGATATCGTGCCAATACTATTATCGAAGATGGTTTATAACGAAGAATCCATTATTCTCCTGGAAGCTtctaataatgatgatgcATTCTTGGAGGATAAAGATGAGGACATTAAGCCCATTGCCCCTCGGATtgtgaaaaagaaagaggtAGGAAATGGAGAAGATGTAGGTGataacgaagaagatgaagatgaagatgaagatggcGATGTTGATACGCAATGGAATTTGAGAAAATGTTCCGCAGCAACACTAGATGTAATGACAAACATTTTACCTCATCAAGTGATGGATATTGCATTCCCATTTTTAAGAGAACATTTGGGTTCCGATAGATGGTTCATCAGAGAGGCCACCATATTAGCACTGGGGGCCATGGCAGAAGGTGGCATGAAATACTTTAACGATGGATTGCCAGCACTAATACCTTTTTTGGTGGAACAGTTGAACGATAAATGGGCACCAGTGAGGAAAATGACATGTTGGACATTAAGTCGGTTTTCACCATGGATATTACACGATCACACTGAGTTTCTAATGCCGGTCTTAGAGCCTATAATAAGCACTTTAATggacaagaaaaaggacGTTCAAGAGGCGGCTATTAGTAGTGTAGCGGTATTTATCGAAAACGCTGATTCAGAATTGGTTGAAACTTTGTTCTATAGTCAATTATTGACGAATTTTGATAAGTGTTTGAAatattacaagaaaaagaatttaattATATTATACGATGCCATTGGCAGGTTTGCTGAAAAATGTACATTGGACGAAACAGCGATGCAAATAATTTTACCGCCCTTAATTGGAAAATGGGCTTTATTGTCGGACAGTGACAAGGAGTTGTGGCCACTTCTAGAATGTCTTTCCTGTGTAGCGTCGTCATTGGGGGAAAGATTCATGCCCATGGCACCGGAAGTGTACAACAGAGCCTTTAGAATTTTATGTCACTGTGTGGAATTGGAGGCCAAATCACATCAAGACCCGACAATAGTAGTACCCGAGAAGGACTTCGTCATCACATCATTAGATTTGATTGATGGATTGGTGCAAGGCCTTGGCGCTCACTCGCAAGATTTATTATTCCCTCAAGGGACCAAGGATTTAAcgatattgaaaatcatgTTGGAATGTTTACAGGACTCTGTTCATGAAGTAAGACAAAGCTGCTTTGCCTTGTTGGGAGATATTGcatatttcttcaattcgGAATTGATAATTAGCAACCTGGAGGATTTCTTGAAGTTGATTGGTACAGAAATAATGCATAACGATGATAGTGATGGTGCTCCTGCTGTGATAAATGCGATTTGGGCACTTGGGTTGATAAGCGAACGTATCGATTTGAACACTTATATCATTGATATGTCTAGAATCATTCTAGATTTATTTACCACCAACACACAGATCGTAGACAGTTCAGTGATGGAGAATTTGTCCGTGACCATCGGAAAAATGGGGCTAACACACCCTGAAGTTTTCAGTTCTGGCGCGTTTGCCAACGATTCCAACTGGAATAAATGGTGTCTAGCGGTGAACGCATTGGCCGATGTAGAGGAAAAGAGCAGCGCGTACATGGGTTTCCTAAAGATTATCAATTTGACCAGCACAGAGGTCACGATGAGTAACGATACCATTCATAAAATTGTTTCAGGCTTGTCAAACAATGTGGAGGCGAATGTTTTTGCGCAAGAGATCTACACCTTTTTGATGAACCACTCCGCTCAGATTTCCACTATAAATTTCTCGCCCGATGAAATTTCCTTTCTACAGCAGTTCACCAACTAA
- the POA1 gene encoding ADP-ribose 1''-phosphate phosphatase (Phosphatase that is highly specific for ADP-ribose 1''-phosphate~similar to YBR022W) — MSNIAYVKGNILKATSYPRILIHSCNCNGSWGGGIAYQLALRYPKAEKDYVEICEKHGSALLGKCILLPSYENSDLLICCLFTSSFGGSSHGGKQSILNYTKLSLDKLKAFRAAGGKAGTNEDIINDYLDGHIKYPVGEYKLEMPQINSGIFGVPWKETERVLEEFNGDMNFTVYQL, encoded by the coding sequence ATGTCGAACATCGCTTATGTCAAAGGTAACATCTTAAAAGCAACGTCATATCCTAGAATCCTCATTCATTCTTGTAATTGTAATGGCTCCTGGGGCGGTGGGATTGCTTATCAACTTGCTTTGCGCTATCCAAAGGCAGAAAAAGATTACGTTGAAATATGCGAAAAACATGGCTCTGCTTTATTAGGCAAATGCATATTACTTCCCAGTTACGAGAACTCAGATCTGCTGATTTGTTGTTTATTTACATCATCGTTTGGTGGCTCAAGTCATGGAGGAAAGCAAAGTATTTTGAACTATACAAAATTGTCCTTAGATAAATTAAAAGCCTTCAGGGCTGCAGGAGGCAAAGCTGGAACAAATGAAGATATAATCAATGATTATCTAGACGGCCACATCAAATACCCAGTGGGAGAATATAAACTGGAAATGCCACAGATTAATAGTGGCATATTTGGAGTTCCTTGGAAGGAGACAGAGCGCGTGTTAGAAGAATTCAATGGCGATATGAATTTTACTGTGTATCAACTGTAG
- the FUR4 gene encoding uracil permease (Plasma membrane localized uracil permease~similar to YBR021W), which translates to MPDNLSLHLSGSSKRLNSRQFVESSNETFAPNNVDLEKEYKSSQSNVTTEVYEASSFEEKANSEKPQYSSFWKKVYYEHVVVDRSILGVSVLDSFMYNQDLKPVEKERRVWSWYNYCYFWLAECFNINTWQIAATGLQLGLNWWQCWITIWIGYGFVGAFVVLASRVGSAYHLSFPISSRASFGIFFSLWPVINRVVMAIVWYSVQAYIAATPVSLMLKSIFGKDLQDRIPDHFGSPNATTYEFMCFFIFWAASLPFLLVPPHKIRHLFTVKAVLVPFASFGFLIWAIRKAHGRIALGSLTDVQPHGSAFSWAFLRSLMGCMANFSTMVINAPDFSRFSKNPNSALWSQLVCIPFLFSITCLIGILVTAAGYEIYGVNYWSPLDVLEKFLQTTYNKGTRAGVFLISFVFAVAQLGTNISANSLSCGTDMSAIFPKYINIKRGSLFCAAMALCICPWNLMATSSKFTMALSAYAIFLSSIAGVVCSDYFVVRRGYIKLTHIYSHQKGSFYMYGNRFGINWRALAAYLCGVAPCLPGFIAEVGAPAIKVSDGAMKLYYLSYWVGYGLSFSSYTALCYFFPVPGCPVNNIIKDKGWFQRWANVDDFEEEWKDTIERDDLVDDSISVYEHEHEKTFI; encoded by the coding sequence ATGCCTGACAACCTATCATTACATTTAAGCGGCTCTTCGAAAAGATTAAATTCCCGTCAATTTGTGGAATCCTCCAATGAGACCTTTGCGCCAAATAATGTGGATTTGGAGAAAGAGTATAAGTCATCTCAGAGTAATGTAACTACCGAAGTTTATGAGGCATCGagctttgaagaaaaagctaaCTCAGAAAAACCACAATACAGTtcattttggaagaaagtCTATTATGAGCATGTTGTCGTTGACAGGTCAATCTTGGGAGTTTCCGTTCTGGATTCGTTTATGTATAACCAGGACTTAAAACCCgtcgaaaaagaaaggcgAGTTTGGTCTTGGTACAATTATTGTTACTTCTGGCTCGCTGAGTGTTTCAATATTAACACTTGGCAAATTGCAGCTACAGGCCTACAGTTAGGTCTAAATTGGTGGCAGTGTTGGATAACAATTTGGATTGGGTACGGTTTCGTTGGtgcttttgttgttttggCTTCTAGAGTTGGCTCTGCCTACCATTTGTCATTCCCTATATCATCTAGAGCATCATTCggaattttcttctctttatGGCCCGTTATTAACAGAGTCGTCATGGCCATTGTTTGGTATAGTGTTCAAGCTTATATTGCGGCAACTCCGGTATCGTTAATGCTAAAATCTATCTTCGGGAAAGACTTACAAGACAGAATCCCGGATCATTTTGGATCACCAAATGCTACTACTTATGAGTTCATGtgttttttcatcttttggGCTGCCAGTCTTCCATTTTTACTAGTACCGCCTCACAAGATTAGACACCTGTTTACTGTTAAAGCAGTCTTGGTTCCGTTTGCTTCTTTTGGTTTCTTAATTTGGGCTATCAGAAAAGCCCACGGGCGCATTGCCTTAGGATCTTTAACTGATGTGCAACCTCATGGCTCTGCATTTTCGTGGGCTTTTCTGAGATCACTAATGGGTTGTATGGCCAATTTTTCCACAATGGTCATCAACGCTCCAGATTTCTCtagattttcaaaaaaccCTAACTCCGCTTTATGGTCCCAATTAGTGTGcattccatttttgttttctatcACTTGTTTAATTGGCATCTTAGTCACCGCAGCTGGTTATGAAATATATGGTGTTAACTATTGGTCACCACTCGATGTGCTAGAAAAGTTTTTACAGACTACTTATAACAAAGGTACAAGAGCTGGTGTCTTTTTAATCTCCTTTGTCTTTGCTGTAGCTCAGCTGGGTACTAATATTTCTGCAAACTCATTGTCATGTGGGACTGATATGTCCGCTATTTTCCCCAAATATATCAACATCAAGCGCGGTTCGTTATTCTGTGCAGCCATGGCACTATGTATTTGTCCATGGAATTTAATGGCAACATCGAGTAAATTTACAATGGCCTTGTCCGCATATGCTATCTTTTTATCCAGTATTGCCGGTGTTGTCTGCTCAGACTACTTTGTTGTTAGAAGAGGCTATATTAAGTTAACGCACATATACTCCCATCAGAAGGGCTCTTTCTATATGTATGGGAATAGATTTGGTATCAACTGGAGAGCTTTGGCTGCTTACCTATGTGGGGTGGCCCCCTGCTTGCCTGGTTTCATCGCAGAAGTTGGTGCTCCTGCTATAAAGGTTTCTGATGGAGCTATGAAACTCTATTACTTAAGTTACTGGGTAGGATACGGCTTGAGCTTTTCATCCTATACTGCTTTGTGTTACTTCTTTCCTGTACCTGGATGCCCAGTTAACAACATTATTAAGGACAAGGGCTGGTTCCAAAGATGGGCCAATGtcgatgattttgaagaagagtGGAAGGATACAATAGAGAGAGATGACCTGGTAGATGACAGTATTAGTGTCTACGAACACGAACACGAAAAGACGTTTATTTAA
- the GAL7 gene encoding UDP-glucose:hexose-1-phosphate uridylyltransferase (Galactose-1-phosphate uridyl transferase~similar to YBR018C), whose protein sequence is MTAEQFDFSSHSHRRYNPLTDSWILVSPHRAKRPWLGQQEAAYKPTAPLYDPKCYLCPGNKRATGNQNPKYESTYIFPNDYAAVKLDQPSLPQANSDEDNLKNRLLKVQSVRGNCFVICFSPKHNLTIPQMKQSDLVHIINAWQGLYNDLTREARENHKPFKYVQIFENKGTAMGCSNLHPHGQAWCLESIPSEVSQELKSFDKYKREHNADLFADYVELESEEKSRVVVENESFIVVVPYWAIWPFETMVVSKKKIASIGQFDQTVKEDLASILKQLTIKYDNLFETSFPYSMGIHQAPLNATGDELNNSWFHMHFYPPLLRSATVRKFLVGFELLGEPQRDLTPEQAAEKLRKLDGTIHYLEKL, encoded by the coding sequence atGACTGCTGaacaatttgatttttctaGCCATTCTCATAGACGTTACAACCCGCTTACCGACTCGTGGATTTTAGTTTCTCCACACAGGGCTAAGAGACCTTGGTTGGGTCAACAGGAGGCTGCTTACAAGCCCACAGCTCCGCTATATGATCCGAAATGTTACCTGTGTCCTGGTAACAAAAGAGCTACTGGTAACCAAAACCCAAAATATGAATCAACGTATATTTTCCCCAACGATTACGCTGCTGTTAAGCTCGACCAGCCTTCCTTACCGCAGGCTAATTCAGATGAAGATAATCTGAAAAATAGGTTACTCAAAGTACAATCTGTGAGAGGCAATTGCTTCGTTATATGTTTTAGTCCTAAACATAATCTAACCATTCCACAAATGAAACAATCTGACCTGGTTCATATTATTAATGCCTGGCAAGGCTTGTATAACGATCTCACTAGAGAAGCTAGAGAAAATCATAAGCCTTTCAAATATGtgcaaatatttgaaaacaaaggcACAGCCATGGGTTGTTCCAACTTACATCCACATGGACAAGCTTGGTGCTTAGAATCGATTCCTAGTGAAGTTTCGCAAGAATTGAAATCTTTTGACAAATATAAACGTGAACACAATGCTGATTTGTTTGCTGATTATGTTGAATTGGAATCCGAAGAAAAGTCAAGAGTCGTAGTGGAGAATGAATCTTTTATAGTTGTTGTTCCATACTGGGCTATTTGGCCATTTGAGACCATGGTagtttcaaagaagaagattgCCTCAATTGGCCAATTTGATCAAACAGTGAAGGAGGACCTTGCTTCAATTCTGAAGCAATTAACTATCAAGTATGATAACTTATTTGAAACAAGCTTCCCATACTCTATGGGTATTCATCAGGCTCCTTTGAATGCGACTGGTGATGAACTAAACAACAGTTGGTTTCACATGCATTTCTACCCACCGTTGTTGAGATCAGCCACTgttagaaaatttttggtcGGTTTTGAGTTGTTAGGTGAGCCCCAAAGAGACTTAACTCCAGAACAGGctgctgaaaaattaagaaaGTTGGATGGTACGATTCATTATTTAGAAAAGTTGTGA
- the GAL10 gene encoding bifunctional UDP-glucose 4-epimerase/aldose 1-epimerase (UDP-glucose-4-epimerase~similar to YBR019C), translating into MTAQLQSESTPKIVLVTGGAGYIGSHTVVELIENGYECVVADNLSNSTYDSIARLEILTKHHIPFYEIDLRDRKGLEKVFKEHKIDSVIHFAGLKAVGESTQIPLRYYHNNILGTVVLLELMQQYKVSKFVFSSSATVYGDATRFPNMIPIPEECPLGPTNPYGHTKYAIENILNDLYSSDKKRWKFAILRYFNPIGAHPSGLIGEDPLGIPNNLLPYMAQVAVGRREKLYIFGDDYDSRDGTPIRDYIHVVDLAKGHIAALKYLEAYNGNEGLCREWNLGSGKGSTVFEVYHAFCKASGINLPYEVTGRRAGDVLNLTAKPDRAKRELKWQTELQVEDSCKDLWKWATENPFGYQLRGVEARFSTEDMRYDARFVTIGAGTRFQATFANLGASIVDLKVDGQSVVLGYENEKGYLDPDSAYIGATIGRYANRIAKGKFSLRNKNYQLTVNNGVNANHSSISSFHRKRFLGPIVQNPSKDVFTAEYMLIDNERDTEFPGDLMVTVQYTVNVAKKSLEIVYKGKVTGGEETPINLTNHTYFNLNKPYGDSIEGTEIMVRSKKSVDVDKNMIPTGNTVNREIATFDSAKPTVLGPKNPQFDYCFVVDENPKPNQINTLNNELILILKAFNPDSNITLEVLSTEPTYQFYTGDFLSAGYTARQGFAIEPGRYIDAINQENWKDCVILKRGETYGSKIIYRFS; encoded by the coding sequence ATGACAGCTCAATTACAAAGTGAAAGTACTCCTAAAATAGTTTTGGTTACAGGTGGTGCTGGTTACATTGGCTCCCATACTGTGGTGGAGCTGATTGAGAATGGATATGAATGTGTTGTTGCTGATAACCTGTCAAATTCAACTTACGACTCTATTGCCAGGTTAGAAATTTTAACCAAGCACCATATTCCCTTCTATGAGATTGATCTGCGTGACCGGAAAGGTCTGGAAAAGGTTTTCAAAGAACACAAAATTGATTCGGTAATCCACTTTGCTGGTTTGAAAGCTGTAGGTGAATCTACACAGATTCCGCTGAGGTATTATCATAATAACATCCTGGGCACTGTGGTTTTATTAGAGTTGATGCAACAGTACAAAGTGTCTAAATTCGTTTTTTCGTCTTCTGCTACTGTTTATGGTGATGCTACTAGATTTCCAAATATGATTCCTATTCCAGAAGAATGTCCCTTGGGGCCTACTAATCCATATGGTCACACGAAGTACGCTATtgagaatattttgaatgatCTTTACAGCAGCGACAAAAAACGTTGGAAGTTTGCCATCTTGCGCTATTTCAACCCAATTGGCGCACATCCTTCTGGGCTAATTGGTGAAGATCCACTAGGTATACCAAACAATTTGTTGCCATATATGGCTCAGGTAGCCGTTGGTAGACGTGAGAAGCTTTATATCTTCGGTGACGATTACGATTCCAGAGATGGCACCCCAATTAGGGATTATATTCATGTAGTTGATCTCGCCAAGGGCCATATCGCAGCTCTGAAGTACCTAGAGGCTTATAATGGAAATGAAGGCTTATGCCGTGAGTGGAATTTGGGCTCTGGTAAAGGTTCTACAGTTTTTGAAGTCTACCATGCATTCTGTAAAGCATCTGGTATCAATCTTCCATATGAGGTTACAGGTAGAAGAGCAGGTGATGTACTGAACTTGACAGCTAAGCCAGATAGGGCCAAGCGCGAACTGAAATGGCAAACCGAGTTGCAGGTTGAAGACTCCTGCAAGGATTTATGGAAATGGGCTACTGAGAACCCTTTTGGTTACCAGTTAAGGGGTGTTGAAGCCAGATTTTCCACTGAAGATATGCGTTATGACGCAAGATTTGTGACTATTGGCGCCGGCACCAGATTTCAAGCGACGTTTGCCAATTTGGGCGCCAGCATCGTTGATCTGAAAGTGGATGGACAATCAGTCGTTCTTGGCTACGAAAATGAGAAAGGATATTTGGATCCCGATAGTGCTTATATTGGTGCCACGATCGGTAGGTACGCGAATCGTATTGCGAAGGGTAAGTTTAGTTTACGCAACAAAAACTATCAGTTAACCGTCAACAACGGCGTTAATGCGAATCATAGTAGCATCAGTTCTTTTCACAGGAAAAGATTTTTAGGGCCCATTGTTCAAAATCCTTCGAAAGATGTTTTTACCGCCGAATACATGCTAATAGATAATGAGAGGGACACCGAATTTCCAGGTGATTTAATGGTAACCGTACAGTACACTGTGAACGTCGctaaaaaaagtttggaAATCGTATATAAAGGTAAAGTGACTGGCGGTGAAGAGACGCCAATAAATTTAACAAACCATACTTATTTCAATTTGAATAAACCTTATGGAGACAGTATAGAAGGTACGGAGATTATGGTGcgttcaaaaaaatctgttGATGTCGACAAAAACATGATTCCCACGGGTAATACAGTTAATAGAGAAATTGCCACCTTTGACTCTGCAAAGCCAACTGTCTTAGGTCCCAAAAATCCTCAATTTGATTATTGTTTTGTGGTAGATGAAAATCCTAAACCTAACCAAATCAACACCTTGAACAATGAATTGATACTTATTCTTAAGGCTTTCAATCCTGACTCCAACATTACATTGGAAGTTTTGAGCACAGAACCAACTTATCAATTTTATACTGGTGATTTCTTATCTGCTGGCTACACAGCAAGACAAGGTTTTGCTATTGAGCCTGGTAGATACATTGATGCTATCAACCAAGAAAACTGGAAAGATTGTGTTATTTTGAAGAGGGGTGAAACTTACGGTTCTAAGATTATCTACAgattttcttaa
- the GAL1 gene encoding galactokinase (Galactokinase~similar to YBR020W) encodes MTKAHSEEVAIPEFNSSAKELPKPLAEKCPAIIKKFINAYGAKPDFIARSPGRVNLIGEHIDYCDFSVLPLAIDVDMLCAVKVLDQKNPSISLINADPKFAQRKFDLPLDGSYVTIDPSVSDWSNYFKCGLHVAHSFLKGLAPERFSSAPLAGLQVFCEGDVPTGSGLSSSAAFICAVALAVVKANMGPGYHMSKQNLMRITVVAEHYVGVNNGGMDQAASVCGEEDHALYVEFKPQLKATPFKFPQLKNREISFVIANTLVVSNKFETAPTNYNLRVVEVTTAANVLAATYGVVLPSGKEGSSTNKGNLRDFMNVYYARYHNISTPWNGDIETGIERLTKMLILVEESLASKKQGFSVDDVAQALNCSREEFTRDYLTTSPVRFQVLKLYQRAKHVYSESLRVLKAVKLMTTATFATDEDFFKQFGALMNESQASCDKLYECSCPEIDRICSIALSNGSYGSRLTGAGWGGCTVHLVPGGPYGNLEKVKKALVNEYYKAKYPKITDAELEDAIIVSKPALGSCLFEL; translated from the coding sequence ATGACTAAAGCTCATTCAGAAGAAGTAGCTATACCCGAATTCAATTCTAGCGCCAAGGAATTACCAAAACCATTAGCTGAAAAGTGCCCAGCTattatcaagaaatttattaacGCTTATGGTGCTAAACCGGATTTCATTGCTAGATCTCCTGGTAGGGTCAATTTGATTGGTGAACATATTGATTACTGTGACTTCTCCGTTTTACCTTTAGCTATTGATGTCGATATGCTTTGTGCTGTCAAGGTTTTAGACCAGAAGAATCCATCTATATCATTAATAAATGCTGATCCAAAGTTTGCTCAAAGGAAGTTCGATTTGCCGTTAGACGGTTCTTATGTCACGATCGATCCTTCCGTGTCGGACTGGTCTAATTACTTTAAATGTGGTCTGCATGTGGCTCACTCTTTTTTAAAGGGACTTGCACCGGAAAGGTTTTCCAGTGCTCCTCTGGCTGGGCTACAGGTCTTCTGCGAGGGTGATGTACCAACTGGCAGTGGATTGTCCTCTTCTGCTGCATTTATTTGTGCCGTTGCTTTGGCTGTTGTTAAAGCGAACATGGGCCCTGGTTACCATATGTCTAAGCAAAATTTAATGCGTATTACGGTCGTTGCGGAACATTATGTTGGTGTTAACAATGGCGGTATGGATCAAGCTGCCTCTGTCTGCGGTGAAGAAGATCATGCTCTATACGTTGAATTCAAACCACAATTGAAGGCTACTCCATTCAAATTTCCACAATTAAAAAACCGTGAGATTAGTTTTGTTATTGCGAACACCCTTGTCGTATCCAACAAATTTGAAACGGCCCCAACTAATTATAATTTGAGAGTGGTAGAAGTCACTACGGCTGCAAATGTCTTAGCTGCCACGTATGGTGTTGTTTTACCTTCTGGAAAGGAAGGATCGAGCACGAATAAAGGTAATTTAAGAGATTTCATGAACGTTTATTATGCTAGATATCACAATATTTCGACGCCCTGGAACGGTGATATTGAAACCGGCATCGAACGGTTAACAAAGATGCTGATATTAGTCGAAGAGTCTTTGGCCAGTAAAAAACAGGGTTTCAGTGTTGATGATGTCGCACAAGCTTTGAATTGTTCTCGCGAAGAATTCACAAGAGACTACTTAACAACTTCTCCAGTGAGATTTCAGGTTTTGAAGCTATATCAGAGGGCCAAGCATGTGTATTCTGAGTCTTTAAGAGTTTTGAAAGCTGTGAAATTAATGACTACTGCGACGTTTGCCACTGATGAAGACTTTTTCAAGCAATTCGGTGCCTTGATGAATGAGTCTCAAGCTTCTTGCGACAAACTTTACGAATGTTCTTGTCCAGAGATTGACAGAATCTGTTCCATTGCTTTGTCAAATGGATCATATGGTTCCCGTTTGACTGGAGCTGGCTGGGGTGGTTGTACTGTTCACTTGGTTCCAGGTGGGCCATATGGTAATTtagaaaaagtgaaaaaagcCCTTGTAAATGAGTACTACAAGGCCAAGTACCCCAAGATCACTGATGCAGAACTAGAAGATGCTATCATCGTCTCTAAACCAGCTTTGGGCAGCTGCTTATTTGAATTataa